The region CCGTTGTGGCACGCTAGTGAGCCTGAAGGTGGTTGGAAATCAAAGTTTTGCGGCAGCATGGACGCACCAAACCCGATGCCATTCATCATCCTGTACATCGGCTTCATGGCTTGGCATTTCCTTCGGAACCCCCGAGGTCTGCGGCGAAAGGAGCCCTCCTCGAACATAAACTCACTGCTGGGGTCGATGGTCCAGTAGTGGCCTTTGCCAGGTCTGCCGAGACCCTTAGGCAGCTTTATGAAACACTCGTTCAGAGACAGGTTGTGTCTGACGGAGTTCTTCCATCCCTGGTATGATCCCCTGAAGAAAGGGAAGCGGGCCTGCAGGAACTGATAGATTTCACTCAAAGTGAGCCTTTTGGTCGGCGAGCTTTGGATTGCCATTACAATGAGAGCGATGTAGGAGTAGGGAGGCTTTTCTGGACGCCTCAAGCCGGAGTTTCCCTTCTTCCATTTGGGTGAAGCGGTGTGTGAGCTCTCCATCACCGGCTGTGCGCTCAGCAGAGCAGCCTGGTCATCGTGTGCCAGCGGACTGGAGCGAGGATCAGATGGATCCAGATGTTGCTTGGAGGTCTCGGTCGCCATGTCTGCGCCTCTTTTTTTTGAAACCGTCCCCTGTCGGTGCTATATAATCAATTGAGCAACTAACGtttcttatatttattaaaaaaaaaatgctataatTAGAAGGTCAGTGTCCCTCTGCGATGCTCTGCGCGTTTATAACCGTGGAAACCAAGAGACACCATCCGTTGTtgctcctttctctctctctgtccatcgcTGGCAATAATCCCACAAGAGAAGGGGGAAATAAAGCTCCTCGACTCTCCTTGTGCGCATATCCAACCGGCCAAACACAACTCGACCACCTATCAATTCTTAAATCTCTCTATGCCCCTCTATCCCACCCCCCATCCCTCCAAGAAATCGCCAAGAACTACTCCCTCCCCATCTGGCCAGGATCCAGACAAGAAGCCGGACACACGGCGCAGTGGAGTAAGACAAATCTCCTCCCACGACTCACTTTCCAAAACACCTCTGAAAAGCATTTGTCAGGCACATATTTTTGCAGGATAATCTGAGTAAACCCTGATTAATAAAGCGATACATGATTAATTGTATCCTTGTGTACCTGTTAACAATGTCTATGGCTGCTggtggttttattttgtataggtgtaggagagagagagagagagagagagagagagagtcctgcAGTGTTCATGTGTTTGGGATCTGTTCAAGGTTAGACTCTGACATGAGGGGAAGCATGCTTTTTCCATCAGAGCGTGCCAGCGTACCACACACAGCGCACGAGTGTCAGTTTACCTCCTTGAGCCTGTTTTACATCCCTGCAGAAATGAATTGATCATAAGCTCTAAAGTTGTAAGCAACcattaagataataaattattcatatatttaattgTGAAACGTTTACTActgaaaaatgttctttttgagACTTGGTAGAGTTGTGCAAATGTAGGTGTCGTTACAGAGCAAATCACCACTATAATAAGGTCGTCTGATAAATTCCCACGCCAGCATAATAACACAATCTACCCGGAATCTCAGCAACATCAAACCTGCTACCCCGTTGCGTCCAGGATGCACAGCTTTAGTCTAAAAGGAAATTTACTTTCTAGCCTCAGAAGAATAGGCCTGTTTGGAAGACATTTCTTCCTATTGTGGATTCCAGTTGAGTTCGCTCAGGATGCACCATTTGTACAAACCCTTTTCCTGCGCATGTGTGGTGACTGAGGCGACAGCTATTTGCAGAGCCAgacagaaaacataaatattggATGCCCCTTCCGGCAACAGTGAACTTCATGAACACTGAAAAAAGAATCACTTGAAATAATACAAGAAACGAACATTAatgataagataataagatattAACAtaagtttatttcattttgttttattatgtcattgttattattattagtgtttattattattattattattattattattattattattattattgcaattatattattgttatgttatttatttttatttttatttttatttttattattattattattatgatgagcCTCTTCTTTACTAAACAATTAAGGAGGAATCTCTCACCTTTTAACCTACaaaatattgtatgtaaaaCATAGACTGCAAAGGCCAGCAAGCATGAGGCTTTTACATAATAAAAGGAGGCTATAGTGTGTACTTCAGGCCCTCAGTACACTTACAACCAATCCCTATAGAGCTCATTAAGAATTTTGCAAGGTGGAGTCACATGAACGCACGCCCCCAAAACGGTGTAGATGTCTCATACAGGTGTCCGTCCATTTGTCTCCACAAGAACCATTGACCACTTTTTCCAATTTTacaacatcagaaaacacagaacCACCATAAGTTAGATTTGGTTTTATTTCGTTCGTTTTtgaaagacagagacacaaaaaaaaaaaaaaaaaaaaaaacagtcaaagtgcatattttttaaaaacgttttcTAAAACAACGTCAATGGTTAGTTCAGTAACATCTTGAACATATAATTCTGTATCAAAGATCAAGTCTGATAATGCTTAAAGAGGTACAAAAATCAGAGTAACCACCTTGCCACCAATTCCCATTCTCCCTCTGCATCGATCGTCATTGCGCTTGTGATGGCTTTGAATCATCGCATGAAATAGGAGTTTGACGCATGCGCAGCAAAGTAGTCCACATAGAATGTTGGCTTGAAGTATGAAAATGAGGCAGGTGAATTTAAATGAGGCACCATCAGTTCAGTGTAGCTCGGCCAGGTGAAGGCAGGCTGGAGTGGCACAAGCTCTTTCTTTAAGTCCCTCTTGAACGGCTTGCTGAGGATGTTGTCTATGGCGAATGAACTGCTAAACTTCACACATGAGTCCGTCTTGGTGGCGGATGCAGACTGCTGAGCTCTCTGCGGCTCCTCTGGGAGCCCGGGCCCCTTTGGCTCCCTGCTGAACTTTTTATCAATGCGTTTCCTTCGACGCCTGAACACACCATCGGCAAAGGTGTACTCGCTGTGAGGATTGAGCATCCAGTAATTGTCCTTTCCCCAAGGCCTGGAAGGGTCCCGCAGCACTTTGAGAAAGCAGTCGTTCAGAGACAAGTTGTGCCGAACCGAGTTCCTCCAGCCGGTGTAGCTGCCTCTGAAGAACGGGAACCTTTTCATCAGGTAGTCGTTTATTTCCGCCAGAGTCAGCCGTCCGGAGGGGGAGTCCCGGATAGCCATGGCGATGAGAGCGATGTAGGAAAACGGGGGTTTGGGTCTCCGTGTGTACGGCTTGGACTTAACACATGGAGTAACAGGTGGAGGAGGGCTGGGAGCCACGCAGTCCCCATCCGAGCCCAGCTCCTCCTcggcagaaggaggaggagagcgcaCACTGCCCTCTGCATCACAAGACATCTCGAAATGCTTCATGGCATAGTGGCTTCCACACAGCACCTCTAACTTCATGCTCTTTGAAgaattgtcctgtttttttaaaaaataaataaaaaaccttttcaatATGCTCTCCGCGTAAAGTCCGGATCTGGTTGTGCGTCAGGAAGCGTAGTGCTTTGAGCTGAATCCAGTGAAGTCCTGCGTGGCTGTCATACCTGCCAGAGTGCTGAAGTCAGTCTCACCTATGCATCAGCTGTTTATACCCGGCTCACCTCAGGGCCAACCCAGGTGGGCGGAGTTAAATGATTGGAACACATTTGAGGGCATCACAAAACAACTTCACATTGCGAGGATGATAGtctatacacagacaataaatacacatactatacaactacacagacaataaatacacatactatacaactacacagacaataaatacacatactatacaactacacagacaataaatacacatactatacaactacacagacaataaatacacatactatacaactacacagacaataaatacacatactatacaatacaatatacatactatacacagacaataaatacacatactatacaactacacagacaataaatacacatactatacaactacacagacaataaatacacatactatacaactaatAAAAGTTTTAACATGAGCCTATAATAGTTATTTCAGCATGACGATGATGTTCACTGAAAACACCATTCAGGGCAGCTTTATTTTCACTTTCTCACCTGTGAAATGGGATCCGTCAGACACATTGGGACTATTACACCTGAGACAAGCAGGTGGCGTATGTTGCCTTTGTATTTAAAGGTGTGGCGCCTGCAGGTAAAAATTTCCTTTCCATTTAGCCTAAACTGTCCTTTCATAGATAACATTCTTACTGAGTGTGATATTTTAGCAAATCTCTGTGAGAAAAAGATGCTCCATGTGCCAGAAGGTTGTAGACACATCAAAGCATTCCGCTTAGGAGTGCACCTCAGATGTTCATACCAACTTAATGGCCCACATAGAAACCCTCGTTactgtatttctctctcttaaAAACAAACGGTGGGTCTGGTCCTTCCTGTTGCTCAGTGCCAAGATGGATTCACTTAGGAAAAGACTTAAtgtgatttcttttcttttagaaTGAACCGCCTTGAGGAGATTTTGGATGGAGCAGGGGTTGTCTCTTGTGATGTGATTTTAAGGAGACATTGCAGTTATGATAACAAGGCTGACAGGTGAACAGACCCgttgaatatactgtatactttGCCTCTAATAGCTGATGTCagtatttcattatcatttagTTCCGGATACGTTCTCCTCCTACTCACTCACTCCCTCAGATTCATCCGGATGTCATGTTGAACTCAACAACCTGTATAATTGGTGGGCTTACTTCCTGCAGATCACTGGGTTCATTGGTTGTGCTGCCACTGTCACCAAAtagataaatgcaaaaaaataaaaaccttaaacATCCACTGGAAACCAATGTTGAAATTACACCAACTGCTGATATGTTGTTACCTTGACTAGTGGTTTAACTTTTGTTTAAGCAAACAGCATATGCAGCATATGCATGTATTGTGCTGGTGTGTATCTTTGGATTTTTAGATAAtctgtttgtgttgtctgtGACTCCCGATCCAGGGTGAAGTCACTATTTTGAAAGGTGGCATGAGAAAGATGGATTCCTGTGAGCCAACCACACAATGACAAGAGCTCAAATACCTCGTATTCATTCTGGTCACTGCATGAATCAGCTTGTGaggccattgtgtgtgtgtgtgtgtgtgtgtgtgtgtgtgtgtgtgtgtgtgtgtgtgtgtgtgtgtgtgtgtgtgtgtgtgtgtgtgtgtgtgtgtgtgtgtgtgtgtgtgtgttgttcttaAATACATCAGGATCTACTTAATAACAGCTTTACAGGTGGAACCACGGAGCAATACGTGTGCCTCATATGCTGCCAAAGGTGAATGATGACAAAGGCCCCCTTTCTAACAAGGCACCATTTACAAAAGGGGTTTTAAGTAACTTTTGGCTCATCAGAAGATTTTATAATTTACTACTATCACTTATTTCTAGAAAGGAGACACAGACAATGTGGACCATAAtcccttttttacattttattagcaCTTACAGCTGCAGacttgattttattattttttggcaTACAAAAATTGGTTCTTATACAAAGCATTAGTAAATaatatattgattattaattaatacaaaGTACAAGCCCTTTGTGAGACAGTGGTAGTTgtgatgatgattttatttccctttttgtcaTGTTTATCTTTTTACAACAAACAGTGAATCAGCTCGTTTAACTGGCTTTACCTACTACAAATATAATATAGAGGCTACAATGCTGCATACAAGGATATTTATGGAAGCTCATATGCTTGGCAGGCATATTAATCTTAGACAATagattgttttttgtaaatcGCCCTGCTGAGATATGTGACACATTTTCCTCAGACAGTGACTCACCGCCATAAATCATTTTAACTCGAGGTTCCTATTGTCTCACCCTTTCTCAGATTTTCTTTCAAGACCAGTGTGGTGAGATTTACAAGTGCATTAGATAACTGTGTGTTGGCATTATGCAGActctagataagataagaccTTTCAGTTGTCATTAACTCAGTGTTAAAGCACGCACCTGTAAGCCATTACAATTGCAAAACTTTGAAAGTACAGTTTGCACAATAGTGTAATTAAATAATGTCATCAATCTCTGAGCAGCACTCTGTCCATGAAAGCTCCATATTTCTTGTCACGTTGGAACCGATCAACACATTTCAGGTGCCAATGTTGATTTTGGAGCAGTATACTATCGCTGCATTTCTTCAGGTATCTTTTGTTGATGTGTTGGAATGAGGAACACTAGTGACGCCAGTAGTCAGACATCACATCAGTGACGAACACcctgattgtttttaattaatttggtgATCTGTTGGCACAGTGCTCAGTtcataaacatgtaaacatttagGAATCCCAAACTGTTGCTAACAGAATAACTTGCATACACAGATTCAT is a window of Anoplopoma fimbria isolate UVic2021 breed Golden Eagle Sablefish chromosome 3, Afim_UVic_2022, whole genome shotgun sequence DNA encoding:
- the LOC129089227 gene encoding forkhead box protein F2-like, which encodes MATETSKQHLDPSDPRSSPLAHDDQAALLSAQPVMESSHTASPKWKKGNSGLRRPEKPPYSYIALIVMAIQSSPTKRLTLSEIYQFLQARFPFFRGSYQGWKNSVRHNLSLNECFIKLPKGLGRPGKGHYWTIDPSSEFMFEEGSFRRRPRGFRRKCQAMKPMYRMMNGIGFGASMLPQNFDFQPPSGSLACHNGYNIDLMGNTVPAGYEGLGGGHHVSHMSSGSGSSHMAACQVASNADYCPDSSSSSPLQSSTAMVDCQSPYANAASHWSSPGVSSYIKQQSLATSSPTSSALHTGMPSYSLDQGYLHHNARDSSDISVGLSRYPSHSAPVCDRKDFVLNLHPSTGGSYYHQLHHHHHQSVYQDVKPCVI
- the LOC129089191 gene encoding forkhead box protein Q1-like, which gives rise to MKLEVLCGSHYAMKHFEMSCDAEGSVRSPPPSAEEELGSDGDCVAPSPPPPVTPCVKSKPYTRRPKPPFSYIALIAMAIRDSPSGRLTLAEINDYLMKRFPFFRGSYTGWRNSVRHNLSLNDCFLKVLRDPSRPWGKDNYWMLNPHSEYTFADGVFRRRRKRIDKKFSREPKGPGLPEEPQRAQQSASATKTDSCVKFSSSFAIDNILSKPFKRDLKKELVPLQPAFTWPSYTELMVPHLNSPASFSYFKPTFYVDYFAAHASNSYFMR